A window from Schistosoma haematobium chromosome 1, whole genome shotgun sequence encodes these proteins:
- the CHEK2_3 gene encoding Checkpoint kinase 2 (EggNog:ENOG41KOG0615~COG:D) codes for MFLLHSGQLICKYTNMSIWYSTPVQLYELISGCFKIIINITSVSLHEAVFLRDFNCIVTDSHIYLLMIIRKDLYLRILFILFIIYLSMDYCTTFKLTKSHYHHHHHYYYDYLPRTYLSSLPLQKRYELFEPLDTNLVRAMFVGHTDHIPNHQYNMKTNNIDDDNNNIDDNIYNSRNDRNNNNDYTNTNNNKNVDEEYYTNSKNHLGSLMRYG; via the exons ATGTTTTTGCTTCATAGTGGGCAACTTATTTGTAAGTATACTAATATGAGTATATGGTATTCTACACCAGTTCAATTG TATGAATTAATTAGTGggtgttttaaaattattataaatataacaTCAGTTTCTTTACATGAAGCGGTTTTTTTGAGGGATTTCAATTGTATAGTCACTGAT AGTCATATATATctactaatgataataagaaaAGATTTATACCTaagaattttattcattctattcattATATACCTTTCTATGGATTATTGTACAACATTTAAACTAACCAAATcccattatcatcatcatcatcattattattatgattatttaccAAGAACATATTTATCATCATTACCATTACAAAAACGTTATGAATTATTTGAACCATTAGATACTAATTTAGTTAGAGCCATGTTTGTTGGTCATACAGATCATATACCTAATCATCAATACAATATGAAAACTAATAATatcgatgatgataataataatatagatgataatatttataattcaaGAAATGAtcggaataataataatgattatactaatactaataataataagaatgtaGATGAAGAATATTATACAAATTCAAAAAatcatcttggaagtctcatgagatatggatga